A window from Leptidea sinapis chromosome 11, ilLepSina1.1, whole genome shotgun sequence encodes these proteins:
- the LOC126966872 gene encoding uncharacterized protein LOC126966872, whose protein sequence is MRFYLYVSLALLCEIYCNTVVKKLSENALSALLEKLLKGTVRNDETKADAAKNSSIAIQESSKILENKLIAPFQIDNLANTESYVTSRKDTANSSMNLTKLPNFIAGLHSDNSEKTNQERFYTEYIIDEVYEEVETKTDNSLKSKHLEESISSTTEDSNFRRMLSEISNINKEIQNLKKDPKQTHIRAEIDGHRSLYIPQVHPISTHSLDIVQANRIQNPQANNIVINHMPAILTHGQNGALVGQTSGLVLHSFQPLIQRRKVVLYHNNNPKVIPSCSTCKPMITTFNHQIYPRIGI, encoded by the exons ATGCGATTTTACCTCT ATGTTTCTTTGGCATTACTTTgtgaaatatattgtaatactGTAGTGAAAAAGCTTAGCGAAAATGCTCTCAGTGCATTATTAGAAAAGTTATTAAAAGGAACTGTTCGCAATGACGAAACTAAGGCAGATGCTGCAAAAAATAGTTCCATAGCAATACAAGAATCATCTAAGATACTAGAAAATAAGTTAATAGCGCCTTTCCAAATTGATAACTTGGCAAATACGGAGAGTTATGTAACTTCAAGAAAAGATACTGCAAATTCTAGTATGAACTTAACTAAACTTCCAAATTTTATAGCGGGATTACATTCTGACAATAGTGAAAAAACAAATCAAGAAAGGTTTTATACAGAGTATATTATCGACGAAGTTTATGAAGAAGTTGAAACAAAAACAGATAATTCTTTAAAATCAAAACATTTAGAAGAGTCCATCAGTAGCACCACCGAAGATAGCAACTTCAGGAGAATGCTATCTGAAATCAGCAACATAAATAAGGAAATACAAAATCTCAAAAAAGATCcaaaacaaacacacatacgAGCCGAAATTGATGGTCACCGAAGTTTATACATTCCTCAAGTTCATCCCATATCAACTCACTCACTAGACATTGTTCAAGCCAACAGAATTCAAAACCCACAAgcaaataatatagtaataaatcaTATGCCTGCCATTCTTACACATGGACAGAATGGAGCTTTAGTCGGCCAAACCAGTGGACTGGTACTACATAGCTTCCAACCATTAATTCAGCGAAGGAAAGTTGTCTTATACCACAATAACAATCCAAAAGTCATTCCATCTTGCTCAACATGCAAACCAATGATTACAACATTTAATCATCAAATTTATCCACGAATAGGAATTTAG